Proteins co-encoded in one Streptomyces roseochromogenus subsp. oscitans DS 12.976 genomic window:
- the rfbB gene encoding dTDP-glucose 4,6-dehydratase, translating to MRLLVTGGAGFIGSEFVRATLRGVLPGSSGTHITVLDKLTYSGNELNLAPIADLPNYRFVQGDICDRGLVDDVVAGHDAIVHFAAETHVDRSIDSAASFVRTNALGTQVLLEAASRHRLGRFVHISTDEVYGSIPEGAWTEVSPVAPNAPYAAAKAAGDLLALAWHRTRRLDVVVTRCTNNYGPYQYPEKLIPLFTTNILDGQQVPVYGDGRNRRQWLHVSDHCRAIQLVLLGGRPGEVYHIGGGIELTNLELAEHILAACGVGWDMVRHVPDRLGHDLRYSLETAKIRTELGFSPRVAFAEGLAETVEWYRTHRGWWEPLKNPDKATGSPSDAGR from the coding sequence ATGCGACTTCTGGTGACGGGCGGTGCCGGCTTCATCGGCTCGGAGTTCGTCCGGGCTACCTTGCGTGGCGTTCTGCCGGGTTCATCGGGAACTCATATCACCGTTCTGGACAAGTTGACGTATTCCGGCAATGAGCTCAACCTGGCACCGATCGCGGACCTTCCGAATTACCGGTTCGTGCAAGGCGACATCTGTGATCGGGGCCTGGTAGACGATGTGGTGGCCGGACACGACGCGATCGTGCACTTCGCTGCCGAGACACATGTGGATCGCTCGATCGACAGTGCCGCATCGTTTGTCCGTACGAACGCACTGGGCACGCAGGTGCTGCTGGAAGCAGCCTCCCGTCACCGACTTGGACGGTTCGTTCACATCTCGACCGACGAGGTGTATGGATCGATTCCCGAGGGCGCCTGGACCGAGGTGTCCCCGGTAGCCCCGAACGCACCGTACGCGGCAGCCAAGGCGGCGGGAGATCTGCTGGCGCTGGCCTGGCACCGGACCCGGCGGCTCGACGTAGTGGTCACCAGATGCACCAACAATTATGGTCCGTACCAGTATCCGGAAAAGCTGATCCCGCTGTTCACGACCAATATCCTGGACGGGCAGCAGGTTCCGGTGTACGGCGATGGCCGCAACCGCCGTCAGTGGCTGCACGTGTCGGACCACTGCCGCGCCATCCAGTTGGTGCTCCTCGGTGGTCGGCCCGGGGAGGTTTACCACATCGGCGGTGGCATCGAGTTGACCAACCTCGAACTGGCCGAACACATCCTCGCTGCCTGTGGTGTCGGCTGGGACATGGTGCGGCATGTTCCGGACAGGCTGGGGCATGATCTCCGCTATTCCCTGGAAACCGCCAAAATTCGTACGGAACTCGGTTTCTCACCTCGTGTCGCGTTCGCGGAGGGGCTGGCGGAGACAGTGGAGTGGTACCGCACTCACCGTGGTTGGTGGGAGCCGCTCAAGAATCCTGACAAAGCGACAGGTTCACCCAGCGACGCCGGCAGATGA
- the rfbD gene encoding dTDP-4-dehydrorhamnose reductase translates to MTTNAAELEAHMVNRWLVTGAAGMLGRDLVGVLQGLNESVVAVTRQDLDITDRFSVRAVVSRYQPTTIVNCAAWTRFPEAEVSESEALLINGRGVRELASICSDRSIRLVHLSTDYVFDGTSCQPYAESAATSPINAYGRTKLAGEQAVLELLPDDGTIVRTAWLYGRHGTNFIRKMVRLEQMRKTVDVVDDQWGQPTWTVDLAQQIVALVRQGASGVFHGTSSGETTWYDIARMVFRLLGADPGRIRPVRSDQVAGGELRPRYTVLGHAAWREVGLTPIRHWATALTQSFPLLVDGES, encoded by the coding sequence TTGACAACCAACGCGGCGGAGCTGGAAGCTCACATGGTGAATCGGTGGTTAGTTACTGGTGCGGCAGGAATGCTCGGGCGAGATTTAGTGGGGGTTTTGCAAGGGTTGAACGAATCAGTGGTTGCTGTCACTCGACAGGATCTCGACATCACCGACCGCTTTTCAGTCCGAGCCGTTGTCTCCAGGTATCAACCGACGACGATTGTCAATTGCGCAGCGTGGACGCGATTCCCTGAAGCGGAGGTCAGTGAATCGGAGGCCCTTCTTATCAACGGAAGAGGGGTCAGAGAGCTTGCTTCGATATGCAGCGATCGATCGATACGGTTGGTCCACCTCTCCACTGATTATGTTTTCGATGGCACGAGTTGCCAGCCCTATGCCGAAAGTGCGGCCACCAGTCCGATCAACGCGTACGGCCGGACAAAGCTGGCCGGCGAGCAGGCTGTGCTCGAGTTGCTGCCAGACGACGGGACGATCGTACGAACCGCCTGGCTTTACGGGCGACATGGCACGAACTTCATTCGCAAGATGGTCCGGCTGGAGCAGATGCGCAAGACGGTGGACGTGGTGGACGATCAGTGGGGCCAGCCAACGTGGACCGTGGATTTGGCACAACAGATCGTGGCACTCGTTCGGCAGGGCGCATCCGGCGTGTTCCACGGAACGAGCTCAGGTGAGACCACTTGGTACGACATCGCCCGGATGGTCTTCCGGTTGCTCGGTGCGGATCCCGGACGCATCCGCCCGGTGCGCAGCGACCAAGTCGCCGGTGGCGAACTGCGGCCCCGGTACACGGTGTTGGGGCATGCTGCCTGGCGCGAGGTCGGGCTGACGCCGATTCGGCATTGGGCTACCGCTCTGACGCAGTCGTTTCCCCTTCTGGTTGACGGTGAATCGTAA
- the cloR gene encoding bifunctional 4-hydroxy-3-prenylphenylpyruvate oxygenase/4-hydroxy-3-prenylbenzoate synthase has protein sequence MSKALANMPGDDYFRHPPVFDTYAEHRAYLKFRHAVALRHFARLGFDQDGLAGLITVADPEHADTYWANPLAHPFSTITPADLIRVDGDSTETVDGQRRVNIAAFNIHAEIHRARPDVQAVIHLHTVYGRAFSAFARKLPPLTQDACPFFEDHEVFDDYTGLVLAKDDGRRIAKQLRGHKAILLKNHGLVTVGETLDAAAWWFTLLDTCCHVQLLADAAGGAEPIPAEVARLTGQQLGSHLLGWNSYQPLHEATLARNPDLAAMAPALPPQTPALAR, from the coding sequence ATGAGCAAGGCTTTGGCGAACATGCCCGGAGACGACTATTTCCGTCACCCGCCGGTGTTCGACACCTACGCCGAACACCGCGCCTATCTCAAATTTCGGCACGCCGTCGCGCTGCGGCACTTCGCCCGCCTCGGTTTCGACCAGGACGGCCTCGCCGGCTTGATCACCGTCGCCGATCCGGAACACGCCGACACCTACTGGGCCAATCCGCTGGCCCACCCCTTCTCCACCATCACGCCGGCGGACTTGATCCGTGTCGACGGCGACAGCACCGAGACCGTCGACGGGCAACGCCGCGTGAATATTGCCGCGTTCAACATCCACGCCGAGATCCATCGGGCTCGCCCCGACGTCCAGGCCGTCATCCACCTGCACACCGTCTACGGCCGTGCCTTCTCCGCCTTTGCCCGCAAGCTCCCCCCACTGACTCAGGACGCGTGCCCGTTCTTCGAGGACCACGAGGTGTTCGACGACTACACGGGTCTGGTGCTCGCCAAGGACGACGGGCGCAGGATCGCCAAACAGCTTCGCGGGCACAAGGCGATCCTGCTGAAGAACCACGGTCTGGTCACCGTCGGAGAAACACTCGACGCCGCCGCCTGGTGGTTCACGCTCCTGGACACCTGCTGCCATGTCCAACTGCTGGCAGACGCGGCCGGGGGCGCGGAACCGATCCCCGCGGAGGTGGCGCGCCTGACAGGTCAGCAGCTCGGCTCACACTTGCTGGGCTGGAACAGCTACCAGCCCCTGCACGAGGCAACCTTGGCCCGCAACCCCGACCTCGCGGCCATGGCGCCTGCACTCCCGCCCCAAACGCCCGCCCTGGCAAGGTAG
- a CDS encoding aromatic prenyltransferase, whose translation MPALPIDQEFDCERFRADIRATAAAIGAPIAHRLTDTVLEAFRDNFAQGATLWKTTSQPGDQLSYRFFSRLKMDTVSRAIDAGLLDAAHPTLAVVDAWSSLYGGAPVQSGDFDAGRGMAKTWLYFGGLRPAEDILTVPALPASVQARLKDFLALGLAHVRFAAVDWRHHSANVYFRGKGPLDTVQFARIHALSGSTPPAAHVVEEVLAYMPEDYCVAITLDLHSGDIERVCFYALKVPKNALPRIPTRIARFLEVAPSHDVEECNVIGWSFGRSGDYVKAERSYTGNMAEILAGWNCFFHGEEGRDHDLRALHQHTESTMGGAR comes from the coding sequence ATGCCCGCTCTCCCGATAGATCAAGAATTCGACTGCGAACGCTTCCGTGCCGATATACGCGCTACCGCCGCCGCGATCGGCGCGCCCATTGCTCACCGTCTTACCGACACCGTCCTTGAGGCCTTCCGTGACAACTTCGCCCAGGGCGCCACCTTATGGAAGACCACCAGTCAGCCTGGAGATCAACTGTCGTACCGGTTCTTCTCCCGCCTCAAGATGGATACCGTCAGCCGTGCCATCGATGCGGGGCTGCTAGACGCCGCACATCCGACCCTGGCTGTGGTGGACGCCTGGAGCAGCCTCTACGGCGGCGCGCCGGTACAGTCGGGCGACTTCGACGCTGGGCGGGGGATGGCCAAGACATGGCTGTACTTCGGCGGCCTGCGGCCAGCCGAGGACATTCTCACCGTTCCCGCTCTGCCGGCGTCGGTGCAGGCTCGGTTGAAGGACTTCCTCGCACTGGGCCTGGCACACGTCCGGTTCGCAGCGGTGGATTGGCGCCACCACAGTGCGAACGTCTACTTCCGCGGCAAAGGTCCCTTGGACACCGTTCAGTTCGCCCGCATCCACGCCCTGTCCGGCAGCACACCACCAGCTGCACATGTGGTGGAAGAGGTCCTGGCGTACATGCCCGAGGACTACTGCGTCGCCATCACCCTCGACCTGCACAGTGGCGACATCGAGCGGGTGTGCTTCTACGCCCTGAAAGTCCCCAAGAACGCGCTGCCACGCATCCCCACTCGCATCGCCAGGTTCCTTGAGGTGGCGCCCAGCCATGACGTGGAGGAGTGCAACGTCATCGGCTGGTCGTTCGGCCGCAGTGGCGACTACGTCAAGGCCGAACGCAGCTACACCGGCAACATGGCCGAGATCCTGGCCGGCTGGAATTGCTTCTTCCACGGTGAAGAGGGCCGCGACCACGACCTGCGCGCACTTCACCAACACACGGAATCGACCATGGGAGGTGCCCGATGA
- a CDS encoding TylF/MycF family methyltransferase: MKKVLAGTVYEDPAHRQNFSHDDATYREEVRNEGRDWPANAHTMIGIKRLENIQQCVEDVIGNNIPGDLAETGVWRGGACIFMRGILRAHDVRDRTVWVADSFQGIPDVGADGYPGDRRMALHRHNAVLAVSEDEVRRNFRNYDLLDEQVRFLPGWFKDTLPTAPIDALAVLRMDGDLYESTWDTLTNLYPKVSVGGYVIVDDYLMCPPCKDAVDEYRARFDIADELIRIDRDGVYWQRTR; the protein is encoded by the coding sequence ATGAAGAAGGTGCTGGCCGGGACTGTGTACGAGGATCCCGCACACCGGCAAAACTTCTCTCATGACGATGCAACGTACCGGGAAGAGGTCCGCAATGAGGGGCGGGACTGGCCGGCCAACGCGCACACGATGATCGGAATCAAACGCCTCGAAAACATTCAGCAATGTGTCGAAGACGTTATTGGCAACAATATCCCCGGTGACCTCGCGGAAACCGGGGTGTGGCGTGGTGGAGCGTGCATCTTTATGCGGGGAATCCTGCGCGCCCACGACGTGCGCGACCGCACTGTGTGGGTCGCCGACTCCTTCCAGGGCATTCCTGACGTCGGTGCGGACGGCTATCCCGGTGACCGGAGGATGGCGCTGCATCGGCACAATGCCGTGCTCGCGGTGTCCGAGGACGAGGTCCGGCGCAACTTCCGCAACTACGACCTGCTCGACGAGCAGGTCCGGTTCCTCCCCGGCTGGTTCAAGGACACCCTGCCCACTGCGCCGATCGACGCGCTCGCCGTGCTGCGAATGGACGGGGATCTGTATGAGTCTACTTGGGACACCTTGACCAATCTCTACCCGAAGGTGTCGGTCGGTGGCTACGTCATCGTGGACGACTACCTGATGTGCCCGCCGTGCAAAGACGCGGTGGACGAATACCGCGCGAGGTTCGACATCGCCGACGAACTGATCAGGATCGACCGCGACGGTGTCTACTGGCAGCGTACCCGGTAG